CCAGCATGTCGACACGGATCCACCGAAATAGCAGCATCATTAGAAGCAGTGATGCAGCCGGTAAACAAAAAGAGTGGATCAGAGATCATCATAAGGCAAACCACCATCCCATCCGACAATGTAAACAAAATAGATATTTCAGGAAAGCTTATTTCATGTTTTACCtcttaaaaaacataatgaCTGTGTACAGCCCATCACCAGGTACTTTAAACTGAATGTACAGGTTCAAATCTTAATACAATACTAATGCACGACAAAGAGTCATCACCTCCGCTTTCATCTGTTTGTCAGCTATTGGCCcaattttcataaaatgttatGATTTTGCACAAAAACATGGCAACATGGCAGCTGATAATTGGTtattaaatgttgcaaacaCACTTGATAACTGCTAATCTCAACACATTGTTAATGTTGTCAAACACttaagtttaggcaacaaaagcacttggttaaggttaggaaaaaagaacagggttaggcttaaaaaaaacttccaagAAGGAGACGCAAACACCAGGCACCTGCTTGGAAGTCATCGGTTTGTTTGGGCCATCCACGGTAGCTGACCTAAGTGGCTTCATCAGTGTACAAGATTTAGTGAATTTTAGTGGAAATTTAGTTACAActtcagtgcattacttttcaatTGGATTAACCATGAACTGTTCATGAACCCTTTAGATTTTGGAGTAGATCcgatttttacctcttttttttagCTATCAATGAGAGAAAGGTTTTGGCCTTGGAGGAGTCTGTGTCCTTCTAGTAGTTGCTGTAATTGTTCCTCTTTTCCATTTGGCTTTGAAGAGGTTTATTCCAGTGTCCACAGAGCTCTTTCTGTGGCGGAAATAATGCATTTCAAAGTAAATCTGAAGATAAAATTGGGCTTTTGTCACCTGGGTTCACCAAATTAAGTTGTAAGTTAAGTTGGTATCTTTCAAAACTACAggctttttaaaacaaaattccCTCCGTGTGTTTTCCTGCTGGTGTTTCCTTGCTGAGTTAAAGTGGAGGGACATTAACAGATAGAAACAACAGGAACTTTGAGAGATTGACATCACTAATGCCACATTCATAACAATTTTAGCTCTGCATGGAAAACATGTGGCCTCTGTTGACTGCTGCGACTCGCACCACAAATAACAGTGCCGAGTCGTAAAAAGCTGTTAAAGCCTTTTATACAATAAATCTCTCTGCAGGCTTCTGATGCCTTCAAACTCATGAATCTATCACTAAAGCAACAAATCACCACCAACTGAATATCCTTTTGTATGGAATGAACATTGTGTATTGAAAGAAAACTACTTGGTAATgttaaagcaacaaaacaacttAGGTAGGTTtgggaaaagtgttttttttttgtccagcccgacaccccaaaaaaaagttttgcaatattttgtgtggcaaaaTTGCCAATtatcaatatattattatatgaattattatttttctaattttttaaaatttatgaCAGTGGTAGTCAGTTGCTCTACTTTACagttatttattgcattttgctGCAATAAAAGTGAGATGAAAAGACTGAAAACTTTATCTTCtagataaaataaacacatttttccttTGGAGacataataatgtatatattgcaataGTCAAGCTGCAACATGGCAATAATATCTTATTGTGACAGATAATTTTGCATTGTACTGTAGCTACTCCTCACTTGGACTTTCtggctctttatactacatcgaCTGACCTTCAGAACATTTGCTGTGAACGTCTAATGTTGTGGCGTGTAAATGCCAAGTGAAAGCCAGAAAATACTGATCAATAACATGTGAAAATGGTTAAGAAACTGGCAGGTTATTCACAAGCAATCTGGTGATACCAGGCTGTCCAAACTCTCTGCTAAACCCTGATTTTAGCTTTAGCTGCactttaaaatgcatgttttccttTTACATTGAAACTGGATTAGGCCTGGATCTGTTCAGGGCTGGTATAGACAGACGGGATGATTACAGCGAACAATAACTCTGTCAATGCACAGATTGATGTCAGTATTGTATTAAGACAGGAttgaaaacattgaaaaaatgTCCATATCAAGCTCAGctgtcagaaataaaaaaggcattaaaCCCCATTACATCCCAGATAATAGGACAGCACGAGAAGGATTTTGCTGAGTCTTTTCCACTTGTCCTGTCCATGAATTCAGCTGATCACTTCTAAATCCTCATCAGCCGCTGACAAATGTGAGCAGGATTCCCGAGTCGGGCTGGAGCCTGCTCTCAGATTGATCGAGCCGTACAACTTGGCTGCGTGTTTGGAATATGCGAAAGCTTTCCTCCTCATCATCTCCCCTTTCCACATGGAGATCATGAGCAGGGTGGAGAGCAGCACGCCCCCGAGGGTGAGCAGGCACAGCCCCGCTATGACACAGCGGTCCAGATGGGCCCCCACCCTGGCTTTCTCTCGCTCCAGGCGCTCCATCTCCCGGGCGGACACGCTGTCCGGGTCCACCCTGACGTCCCTGGGGACCGTGTAGGAGATAGCGACCAAAGAGATGCCAGTCACCAGGCATGTCACTGCGATGATGAAGCCATAATCCACTGACTTTCCCGAGCCTTCGGAGGAGAGGTCGTCATCGGAGAGCAAGTAAAGTTCCGGGatgtcctcttcctcctcctcctcctcctcctcgtacAGTTCACTGGAGGAGCTCTGACTCAGTCTGCAGGTCTGTGGACTTGTCCCTATCagctcatcatcatcttcatcacccCTGAGTTTGCAGGTGAAGGATGTTTccgtttcctctctctcttccgcTCTCCGGCTCTCTGTCCGCGGTGCTGACGCCGCTCCTTCACCGGGATCCAGCCACTTTCCGCGGCTgatctcctgctcctcctcctcctcttcctcctccaccacacTTTGCTCCTTTAAACCCAGGGAGGCGTCTCTCGGATCGGGTTGATCAAAGTAAAACAGTTCGAGATCAGCCATCTGAGCACGGGGCTGGGTTTCCCTCTTTGTCAAGCCCATGCGTCCGCCTCTGTCAgtaaaacatgcacaaaaaaagataaaataagatgttTAAACTACCTGAGATTATATTTCCTGCAAGCTTTTGCCGCTGCCAGCCACTTTATATCTGTGTCTGAAGTATTTGCACATGCACGCATCTTTCTCCTGGCTGCACCGCAAGCATTTTAAAGTACAGCTAAGCAAGTCTTAAATTAATTCCCACGACAATATACAGCAACACAATGCCATTTCCTGTGCTCACTAACACTTTGTGGCTTCTGCAAATCGCCGCCACTAAAACACTTAGTAACCATGCGACACGCTGATGAATCTAGCGCCTAATGCGCTTCAGTAAT
This genomic interval from Centropristis striata isolate RG_2023a ecotype Rhode Island chromosome 14, C.striata_1.0, whole genome shotgun sequence contains the following:
- the LOC131985288 gene encoding transmembrane protein 74-like, which encodes MAPWEGSAKALPLIDRGAESCRRDASSRSRGQRGGRMGLTKRETQPRAQMADLELFYFDQPDPRDASLGLKEQSVVEEEEEEEEQEISRGKWLDPGEGAASAPRTESRRAEEREETETSFTCKLRGDEDDDELIGTSPQTCRLSQSSSSELYEEEEEEEEEDIPELYLLSDDDLSSEGSGKSVDYGFIIAVTCLVTGISLVAISYTVPRDVRVDPDSVSAREMERLEREKARVGAHLDRCVIAGLCLLTLGGVLLSTLLMISMWKGEMMRRKAFAYSKHAAKLYGSINLRAGSSPTRESCSHLSAADEDLEVIS